One Mycolicibacterium pulveris genomic region harbors:
- a CDS encoding class I SAM-dependent methyltransferase — protein MGTVNRLAADRTTIHKIWKAFLVGIAVALAIACYFVPVLLVVIGVAILSVLIGRLVYRARGRYVPTQYSKDISEYDEEYRTFIENSLSDLRRRRIRGHTLLWEASRLPNPHDDGRDELLLDLGVWIGWSTRLTSDFCGRKVYGFDTFEGLVEDWLIEGQQLIKRGTFALSDPFAKRVMRDTRVSMQDGKPVALGRRVEFIRGSTYDTLEPFLADRPTAPIRLFHMDLDSYESCLHALETCKDRFVEGSILVFDEYLITNSEMRAFYEFQKRYGLQWRYRAWGLEIWEMNFAMVTARWKRLVYYLGTIALYWLDGRFLWKFFRPRFWRFWLGAPLGDILFLLGAAGQRQSVSLEITGLGKLARNP, from the coding sequence GTGGGCACGGTAAACAGGCTCGCTGCGGACCGGACCACGATTCACAAGATCTGGAAAGCGTTTCTGGTCGGGATCGCGGTCGCCCTGGCCATCGCCTGCTACTTCGTGCCGGTCCTGCTCGTGGTGATCGGCGTGGCCATCCTGTCCGTTCTGATCGGGCGACTCGTGTACCGGGCCCGCGGCCGCTATGTCCCGACCCAGTACAGCAAGGACATCAGCGAATACGACGAGGAATATCGCACCTTCATCGAGAACTCGCTTTCGGACCTGCGCCGGCGCAGGATTCGCGGACACACGCTGCTGTGGGAGGCCTCGCGCCTGCCCAATCCACATGACGACGGCCGTGACGAGCTCCTGCTCGATCTGGGGGTGTGGATCGGCTGGTCGACCAGGCTGACGTCGGACTTCTGCGGGCGCAAGGTGTATGGCTTCGACACCTTCGAAGGCCTTGTCGAGGATTGGCTGATCGAAGGTCAACAGCTGATCAAGCGGGGCACCTTCGCACTGTCAGATCCGTTCGCGAAACGTGTGATGCGCGATACCCGGGTGAGCATGCAGGACGGCAAGCCCGTCGCGCTCGGCCGCCGAGTGGAGTTCATTCGGGGTAGCACCTATGACACATTGGAGCCGTTCCTGGCCGACCGGCCGACCGCGCCCATCAGGCTCTTCCACATGGATCTGGATTCCTACGAAAGTTGCCTGCACGCACTGGAGACGTGCAAGGACCGTTTCGTGGAGGGGTCGATCCTGGTCTTCGACGAATACCTGATCACCAACAGCGAGATGCGGGCGTTCTATGAGTTTCAGAAACGTTACGGCCTGCAGTGGCGCTACCGGGCGTGGGGTCTGGAGATCTGGGAGATGAACTTCGCGATGGTGACCGCGCGTTGGAAGCGCCTGGTCTACTACCTGGGCACCATCGCCCTCTATTGGCTTGATGGCCGCTTTCTGTGGAAGTTCTTCCGGCCGCGGTTCTGGCGGTTTTGGCTGGGCGCCCCGCTCGGCGACATTCTCTTCTTGCTCGGGGCCGCGGGGCAACGGCAGTCGGTCAGCCTCGAAATCACCGGGCTCGGAAAGCTCGCACGGAATCCTTAG